Proteins from a single region of Butyrivibrio fibrisolvens:
- the rho gene encoding transcription termination factor Rho, with translation MREKYETLSLTSLKDIAKARGIKRVTGVKKAELIDSLCELDEQEKASEAKKASTAKKTTAAKKSNETKKDTGSKKVSNANKETSKKESESKNESVSTNDSDSKKDSDSKDFKKGEKKDQPRKSRHIIQVSGNASQSEQRKAPAQGDQHKSPSQGDQHKSKAPQDFRKQAPKKEAPATEAEAPKDAEFISEPMPVGGIIEIMSDGFGFIRSENYLPGENDIYIAPAMIRKYGLRTGDILSGSAAKKNTTDKFAALVQLDTINGYTPEESIRRYSFQKMTPIFPDQKLGLEYPGAPVSMRIMDLIDPIGKGQRGMIVSPPKAGKTTLLKDVAKSIKRNFPDMHIIILLIDERPEEVTDIKESIEGPNVEVIYSTFDELPEHHTRVAEMTIEHARRLVEHRKDVTILIDSITRLTRAYNQVVPPSGRTLSGGLDPAALHMPKRFFGAARNMREGGSLTILATALIETGSKMDDVVYEEFKGTGNMEMILDRKLQEKRIFPAINIAKSSTRREDLLLNSDELNAVNRMRKSLNGLKADDAADQILNNFSRTKSNKDFITLMNRRIF, from the coding sequence ATGAGAGAAAAATACGAAACGCTAAGTCTGACTTCTTTGAAAGACATTGCGAAAGCCCGCGGTATCAAGAGAGTCACAGGTGTTAAGAAAGCTGAGCTTATTGACAGCCTTTGTGAACTTGACGAGCAGGAAAAAGCATCAGAAGCAAAGAAAGCTTCTACAGCAAAGAAGACTACAGCAGCCAAGAAAAGCAACGAAACTAAAAAAGATACGGGTTCTAAAAAAGTATCTAACGCTAACAAAGAAACTTCAAAAAAAGAGTCTGAATCAAAAAACGAATCTGTTTCCACGAATGATTCCGATTCCAAGAAAGATTCTGATTCCAAAGATTTCAAAAAAGGCGAAAAGAAGGATCAGCCACGCAAATCCCGTCACATAATCCAGGTGTCAGGAAACGCATCACAGTCAGAGCAGCGCAAAGCTCCTGCACAGGGAGACCAGCACAAATCTCCTTCTCAGGGAGATCAGCATAAATCTAAAGCTCCTCAGGATTTCCGTAAGCAGGCGCCTAAAAAAGAGGCTCCGGCCACTGAAGCTGAAGCTCCAAAAGATGCAGAGTTCATTTCAGAGCCAATGCCTGTAGGCGGCATCATCGAGATCATGTCTGATGGTTTTGGATTTATCAGAAGTGAGAATTATCTCCCAGGCGAGAACGACATTTATATCGCTCCTGCAATGATCCGTAAATATGGTCTTAGAACAGGTGATATTCTTTCAGGTTCAGCAGCCAAGAAGAATACAACAGATAAATTCGCAGCACTTGTTCAGCTTGATACAATCAACGGTTATACACCTGAAGAATCCATAAGAAGATACTCATTCCAAAAGATGACTCCTATCTTCCCTGACCAGAAGCTCGGACTTGAATATCCGGGTGCTCCTGTTTCCATGAGAATCATGGACCTTATCGATCCTATCGGTAAAGGCCAGCGTGGAATGATCGTATCTCCTCCAAAAGCAGGTAAGACAACACTCCTTAAGGATGTTGCAAAGTCAATCAAGAGAAACTTCCCTGACATGCACATCATCATTCTTCTTATTGATGAAAGACCTGAGGAAGTTACAGATATCAAAGAGTCAATCGAAGGACCTAACGTAGAAGTTATCTACTCCACATTCGATGAGCTCCCTGAACATCACACACGTGTAGCTGAGATGACTATCGAGCATGCAAGACGTCTTGTTGAGCACAGAAAGGATGTTACTATCCTCATCGACTCCATCACAAGACTTACACGTGCTTACAACCAGGTTGTTCCACCATCAGGACGTACCCTTTCAGGTGGTCTTGATCCTGCAGCCCTTCATATGCCAAAGAGATTCTTTGGTGCAGCGCGTAACATGCGTGAGGGAGGAAGCCTTACAATCCTTGCTACTGCTCTTATCGAAACAGGTTCCAAGATGGACGACGTTGTATACGAAGAGTTCAAGGGAACAGGTAACATGGAAATGATCCTGGATCGTAAGCTTCAGGAAAAGAGAATCTTCCCTGCGATCAACATCGCCAAGTCTTCTACAAGAAGAGAAGATCTCCTCCTTAACAGCGATGAGCTTAATGCTGTAAATCGTATGCGTAAGAGTCTTAATGGCTTAAAGGCAGATGATGCAGCTGATCAGATACTTAATAACTTCTCACGTACAAAGTCCAACAAAGATTTCATAACACTTATGAATCGCAGGATTTTCTAA
- a CDS encoding zinc ribbon domain-containing protein — protein MICKECGEEINDEARFCPFCGTVQSVVTPEEKKDDVTKSDKANTNFKNPVFKTSKNKPEDPEKVKARNFKQKLIDVVLVILIIAIASSVVAYRVVTLRNANKLFSMIAYVKDGIIYLDTDITSEDDEPLPVAEVSSALLDYGFGYNIAAFSKDCKILYFMDKDTGDGSGRLKKVRIDKLTEDMDDNLDHAEKVADFVTYYTVLDDGALLYETNEMEVCFYDGKNSKVIAEDVAYNFLSYSKNYIYLLEGDKQGHTFDLGKKGLNSKSDVEIIAENISSFITSTDSDAVMYIVENEEDNSNELYLTFDNKEPVKIGDNVSDYSPYCTSAGGVFYTSKSYRDGTTLYYYDTENESLTEVDDISKVELQVGISIFQKKGSEEWFYMLAGGQEQPFDFEYEYGGGNIWSSWDGRYAMVEFAAEEESVGNTIVSFRSSDGTFSSDKLVAASGGIGTTRTDVNKNTTAYYYAYNEEEDEIDLYSFHNDRTKLLARDVSEGGGLVYAADKLVVLYNLGETKLSIYKDCENKFEEDIQTLIYAGKNAVIYKKDEIWYITYLSGKELETARIVEGAEDLIFPEYGVYPSLI, from the coding sequence ATGATTTGTAAGGAATGCGGAGAAGAAATAAATGATGAAGCCAGATTCTGCCCTTTTTGCGGAACTGTGCAAAGCGTTGTAACTCCCGAAGAAAAAAAGGATGACGTAACAAAATCTGATAAAGCTAATACCAACTTCAAAAACCCGGTATTTAAGACAAGTAAGAATAAGCCAGAGGATCCGGAAAAGGTCAAGGCTCGTAATTTTAAGCAGAAACTAATCGATGTTGTTCTGGTCATTCTGATCATAGCGATCGCAAGTTCTGTAGTTGCATACAGAGTAGTTACATTAAGGAATGCTAATAAGCTTTTTTCCATGATAGCTTATGTTAAGGATGGAATTATATATCTTGATACAGATATAACATCTGAAGATGATGAGCCTCTTCCTGTTGCAGAAGTTAGCAGTGCACTTTTGGATTACGGCTTTGGCTATAATATAGCAGCGTTTTCTAAAGACTGTAAGATCCTGTATTTTATGGACAAAGATACAGGCGACGGTTCTGGCAGACTTAAAAAGGTCAGGATCGATAAGCTGACAGAAGATATGGATGACAATCTGGATCATGCTGAGAAAGTCGCTGATTTTGTGACATATTATACGGTCCTTGATGATGGCGCTTTGCTTTATGAAACCAACGAGATGGAAGTTTGTTTTTATGATGGCAAGAACAGCAAGGTGATCGCTGAAGATGTAGCATATAACTTTCTTTCATATAGCAAAAATTACATCTATCTGCTTGAAGGTGATAAGCAGGGACATACATTCGATCTTGGCAAAAAAGGACTAAACTCCAAATCTGATGTAGAGATAATTGCTGAGAATATCAGCAGTTTTATCACGTCAACAGACAGTGATGCAGTCATGTATATTGTTGAAAATGAAGAAGATAATTCTAATGAATTATATCTTACATTCGACAATAAAGAGCCTGTAAAGATCGGAGATAACGTTTCTGATTACTCACCATATTGTACATCTGCAGGGGGCGTTTTCTATACATCCAAGAGCTATCGTGATGGAACTACCCTGTATTACTATGATACTGAGAACGAAAGCCTAACAGAAGTGGACGATATTTCCAAGGTTGAACTGCAGGTTGGAATCAGCATTTTCCAGAAGAAAGGTTCTGAGGAATGGTTCTATATGCTTGCCGGAGGACAGGAGCAGCCGTTTGATTTCGAATATGAATATGGCGGAGGCAATATCTGGAGCTCATGGGATGGAAGATATGCCATGGTTGAATTTGCTGCTGAAGAAGAATCTGTAGGTAATACTATCGTTTCTTTCAGATCTTCAGATGGTACATTTTCATCAGATAAGCTTGTGGCAGCAAGTGGAGGGATTGGAACGACAAGAACTGACGTTAACAAAAATACTACAGCTTATTATTATGCATACAATGAAGAGGAAGATGAGATTGATCTTTATTCATTCCATAATGACAGGACTAAGCTTCTTGCAAGAGATGTAAGCGAAGGTGGAGGATTGGTATATGCAGCTGATAAGTTAGTGGTTCTATACAATCTCGGAGAAACAAAACTGAGTATATATAAAGATTGTGAAAATAAGTTTGAAGAAGATATACAAACTCTTATATATGCAGGCAAAAATGCAGTAATCTATAAGAAAGATGAGATCTGGTATATAACATATCTTTCAGGAAAAGAACTGGAGACTGCTAGAATAGTCGAGGGAGCTGAGGATTTAATATTTCCTGAATACGGCGTGTACCCCAGTCTTATTTAA
- a CDS encoding SPFH domain-containing protein yields the protein MLPTPIIVAIVFFLILCILSAMGYVKAPTDEVVIISGLRKEPKIITGRSSVKWPFLQRIDRLSLKMLSVDVKTSKTIPTLDYINIMVDSVATVKISMNEEMIRHAAENFLNKDSKYINDMVVNVLEGNLREIIGSMKLVDIMNDRKTFATKVQENAAVDMAKMGLEIVSFNIQNIDDAGLGVIENLGIANTVAIRQNAEISRANAEKEIAVAQALAKQEANDARVTSETIIATKNNELQIKQADLKVQADTKKAEADAAYEIQKQEQMKTIEIKTADALIAKQEKEVQIKEQEAAVQEQQLNASIRKQADAERYRLQQLAEAQKFQTQQAADADKYKRIAEAEARLAEKQKEAEAVRVAGEAEAAATKAKGLAEAEAIRAKGEAEAAAMDKKAEALKKYGQAAMTQMVVEKLPEMAKAVAEPLAAIDKVTIIDSGNGESGVSSMGGYVPGVLAKTIESVRETTGFDLTDVMKANTYEAKTDRNVKLDADTPVISVDNKQ from the coding sequence ATGTTACCAACACCTATTATTGTTGCTATTGTTTTTTTTCTTATTCTCTGCATTCTCAGTGCAATGGGATATGTCAAGGCGCCGACTGATGAGGTAGTAATTATCTCTGGTCTTCGCAAGGAGCCCAAGATAATCACAGGTAGATCATCTGTTAAGTGGCCTTTCCTTCAGAGAATCGACCGTCTTTCACTCAAGATGCTGTCTGTAGATGTAAAGACATCAAAGACAATTCCAACACTTGACTATATCAATATCATGGTTGATTCAGTTGCTACAGTTAAGATCAGCATGAATGAGGAAATGATCCGTCATGCAGCTGAGAACTTCCTTAACAAAGATTCAAAGTACATCAATGACATGGTAGTTAATGTTCTTGAAGGTAACCTTCGTGAGATCATCGGTTCAATGAAACTCGTTGATATCATGAATGACCGTAAGACATTCGCTACAAAGGTTCAGGAAAATGCAGCTGTAGACATGGCTAAGATGGGTCTTGAAATTGTTTCATTCAATATTCAGAACATCGATGATGCAGGCCTTGGTGTTATTGAAAACCTTGGTATTGCAAACACAGTAGCTATCCGTCAGAACGCTGAGATCTCACGTGCTAACGCTGAGAAGGAGATCGCAGTTGCTCAGGCACTTGCTAAGCAGGAAGCTAACGATGCAAGAGTTACTTCTGAAACAATTATCGCTACCAAGAACAATGAACTTCAGATCAAACAGGCTGACCTTAAGGTTCAGGCTGATACTAAGAAGGCTGAAGCTGATGCTGCTTATGAAATTCAGAAGCAGGAACAGATGAAGACTATCGAGATCAAGACTGCTGACGCTCTCATCGCTAAGCAGGAAAAAGAAGTACAGATCAAAGAGCAGGAAGCAGCTGTTCAGGAACAGCAGCTCAATGCATCTATTCGTAAACAGGCTGATGCTGAAAGATATCGTCTCCAGCAGCTCGCTGAAGCTCAGAAGTTCCAGACACAGCAGGCAGCTGACGCTGATAAGTATAAGAGAATTGCAGAAGCTGAAGCTAGACTTGCTGAGAAGCAGAAAGAAGCTGAAGCTGTTCGTGTAGCCGGTGAAGCAGAAGCTGCTGCTACTAAGGCAAAGGGTCTTGCAGAAGCTGAAGCTATCAGAGCAAAAGGTGAAGCTGAAGCTGCAGCAATGGACAAGAAGGCAGAAGCTCTTAAGAAGTACGGTCAGGCTGCTATGACTCAGATGGTAGTTGAGAAACTTCCTGAGATGGCTAAGGCTGTTGCTGAACCTCTTGCAGCTATTGATAAGGTTACAATCATTGATTCGGGAAATGGTGAGTCAGGCGTTAGCAGCATGGGCGGTTATGTACCTGGTGTTCTTGCTAAGACAATCGAGTCAGTTAGAGAGACAACAGGATTTGACCTTACAGACGTTATGAAAGCTAACACATATGAAGCTAAGACAGATCGCAATGTAAAGCTTGATGCTGATACACCTGTTATCTCAGTAGATAACAAACAGTAA
- a CDS encoding NUDIX hydrolase: MENKLKRLDRTIAFEGEVVDLYKDKMQYPDGSIHNWDFVCHKKGYGACILPVLPDGRILLIRQFRPAVDDTILEIPAGGIEPGDESTLVCARRELVEETGYTSDEFSHLLRIQVAVAYCNEWLDIYLARNCEKAASGKQLDEGEDISNEVYEVGDLMKMISEGQIQDAKTVAAITAYAAGMGRE, translated from the coding sequence ATGGAAAATAAGTTAAAGCGCCTTGACAGAACCATAGCTTTTGAAGGCGAAGTTGTTGATCTTTATAAAGACAAGATGCAGTATCCTGATGGCAGTATTCATAACTGGGATTTTGTATGTCACAAGAAGGGATATGGAGCCTGCATACTTCCTGTTCTTCCGGATGGAAGAATCCTTCTTATAAGACAGTTCAGACCAGCTGTTGATGATACTATACTTGAGATTCCGGCTGGAGGCATTGAGCCGGGAGATGAGAGCACCCTTGTCTGTGCCAGAAGAGAACTGGTAGAAGAGACAGGATATACCTCAGATGAGTTTAGTCACCTTCTGAGAATTCAGGTTGCAGTAGCATACTGTAATGAATGGCTTGATATATATCTTGCCAGAAACTGTGAGAAAGCGGCATCCGGCAAACAGCTTGATGAAGGCGAAGATATCAGTAATGAGGTTTATGAAGTGGGAGATCTTATGAAGATGATATCAGAGGGTCAGATTCAGGACGCCAAGACTGTGGCTGCGATCACAGCGTATGCTGCAGGAATGGGAAGAGAATAA